Proteins encoded together in one Tepidibacillus fermentans window:
- a CDS encoding thiamine-binding protein codes for MPVINLSFQVIPKVPDADTYRIIDLAIDVVKRSGVKYEVGPMETTMEGELDQLLEIVKEAQQVCVDAGAERVMTIIKIDYHPKGVTMEEKIGKYRS; via the coding sequence ATGCCAGTAATTAATCTTAGTTTTCAAGTCATTCCGAAAGTTCCCGATGCAGATACTTATCGGATCATAGATTTAGCGATTGATGTCGTTAAAAGATCAGGTGTGAAGTATGAAGTAGGTCCTATGGAAACTACCATGGAAGGAGAGTTGGATCAATTATTAGAGATTGTAAAAGAAGCACAACAAGTATGTGTAGATGCTGGAGCTGAACGCGTGATGACCATCATTAAGATTGACTATCATCCAAAAGGAGTCACGATGGAAGAGAAGATTGGAAAATATCGGAGCTGA
- a CDS encoding ABC transporter permease, producing the protein MKKIKNHYPALLMIVFGLLLWEFFVRLSQVDIWILPAPTDIIQAMVKQYPILLDHTLITLYEALVGFLLAVIVALFLALLIDSFSFFKRGFYPILVASQTIPIIAIAPLLLIWFGYGLLPKIVVVALVCFFPIVLNTIDGLNQADSGLISLLHTMNATKWQIYKKVRFPSALPSLFSGLRIAATYSIMGAVIGEWLGANKGLGIYMKNSSHSFLTAQVFAAILIIVLTSILFFSFLLLLEQKLIPWAKLNQED; encoded by the coding sequence ATGAAGAAGATCAAAAATCATTATCCAGCCCTTCTTATGATTGTTTTTGGTCTTTTACTATGGGAATTTTTTGTGAGATTATCTCAAGTTGATATTTGGATCTTGCCTGCACCAACCGATATTATTCAAGCAATGGTCAAGCAATACCCTATCTTGCTTGACCATACACTAATTACTTTATATGAGGCACTAGTTGGATTCTTGCTTGCTGTCATTGTCGCTTTATTTTTGGCTCTATTAATCGATAGCTTTTCGTTCTTTAAACGGGGATTTTATCCGATCTTAGTTGCTTCGCAAACGATACCGATTATTGCCATTGCACCTTTATTATTGATTTGGTTCGGATATGGTCTATTGCCCAAAATTGTGGTTGTTGCCTTAGTATGCTTTTTTCCAATTGTCTTAAATACGATCGATGGATTGAACCAAGCTGATTCAGGTCTTATCTCGTTATTGCACACGATGAATGCAACAAAATGGCAAATTTACAAAAAGGTACGATTTCCATCGGCATTACCTTCATTATTTTCAGGACTAAGAATTGCTGCCACTTACAGTATTATGGGCGCAGTCATTGGTGAATGGCTGGGTGCAAATAAAGGCTTAGGAATTTATATGAAGAACTCCTCTCATTCTTTTTTAACTGCGCAAGTATTTGCAGCGATTTTAATTATTGTATTAACAAGTATTTTGTTTTTTAGCTTCCTATTATTACTTGAACAAAAATTGATACCTTGGGCAAAATTAAATCAAGAAGATTAG